A part of Thermus albus genomic DNA contains:
- a CDS encoding response regulator transcription factor, producing MVARLLLVEDDPDLGRAVAQALEEFSFQVVWVTSQEEAWEALWEHPFQVLVLDVRLPEGEEAGFRLAQALREAGFAQPILFLTAKDALDDRLRGLDLGEDYLPKPFALPELVARIRALLRRGEVRPRRVEVGDVALEVEARRVFKAGVPVTLTAKEYQVLELLFLSPGRIFSKEEILERIWGPGYEGASNLVEVYVKNLRKKLGEGVIETVRGLGYRVSG from the coding sequence ATGGTGGCTAGGCTTCTCCTGGTGGAGGATGACCCAGACTTGGGGCGGGCCGTGGCCCAAGCCCTGGAGGAGTTCAGCTTTCAGGTGGTCTGGGTCACCTCCCAGGAGGAGGCTTGGGAGGCCCTTTGGGAGCACCCCTTTCAGGTTTTGGTTCTGGATGTCCGCCTACCCGAGGGGGAGGAAGCCGGGTTCCGCCTGGCCCAGGCATTGCGGGAGGCGGGCTTCGCCCAACCCATCCTCTTCCTCACCGCCAAAGACGCCTTGGACGACCGGCTGCGGGGGCTGGACCTGGGGGAGGACTACCTGCCCAAGCCCTTTGCCCTGCCGGAGCTGGTGGCCCGTATCCGGGCCCTCCTCCGCCGGGGGGAGGTGCGCCCCAGGCGGGTGGAGGTGGGGGACGTGGCCTTGGAGGTGGAAGCGCGGCGGGTCTTTAAGGCCGGGGTTCCGGTAACCTTAACCGCCAAGGAGTACCAGGTGTTGGAGCTTCTCTTTTTGAGCCCGGGGAGGATCTTTTCCAAAGAGGAGATCCTGGAGCGCATCTGGGGCCCCGGCTACGAGGGGGCTTCCAACCTGGTGGAGGTGTATGTGAAGAACTTGCGCAAAAAGCTGGGGGAAGGGGTCATTGAAACCGTGCGGGGCCTGGGGTACCGTGTTTCCGGATGA
- a CDS encoding DUF721 domain-containing protein, whose translation MPWRLKEVIPEALKKAGGKEKLKRGLVLAAWREVAGKELARLSEPLSLEGGVLTVRVADPVMAHQLTYSRLALLRRYEERFPGAVKEIRFVVGALEQEAPSPQEAPEDPERLLWANRRALELAAKAPPELQQKVARAALALLKQDRGQPCPICNSPSPKHPCSTCRRLLESPWVRKEAERLKRGRPTSLEGEALLVARHLARKSLLEEMEALFPQALRDVGLRPLLKDLANRFQTLFPGEPLPEAVKSLLTKEP comes from the coding sequence ATGCCCTGGCGGCTTAAGGAGGTGATCCCCGAGGCCCTCAAGAAGGCCGGGGGGAAGGAAAAGCTGAAGCGGGGCCTGGTGCTGGCCGCCTGGCGGGAGGTGGCGGGCAAGGAGCTGGCCCGTCTGAGCGAGCCCCTTTCCCTCGAGGGGGGCGTCCTCACCGTCCGGGTGGCTGACCCCGTCATGGCCCACCAGCTCACCTATAGCCGCCTGGCCCTCTTAAGGCGATACGAGGAGCGTTTTCCTGGAGCGGTGAAGGAGATCCGCTTCGTGGTGGGCGCCTTGGAACAGGAGGCGCCTAGCCCCCAAGAGGCTCCGGAAGATCCCGAGAGGCTCCTTTGGGCAAACCGCCGGGCCCTGGAGCTGGCGGCTAAGGCTCCGCCGGAGCTGCAGCAGAAGGTGGCCCGGGCCGCCCTGGCCCTGTTAAAACAAGACCGGGGGCAACCCTGCCCCATCTGCAATAGCCCAAGCCCCAAACACCCATGCTCCACCTGCCGCCGCCTTCTGGAAAGCCCTTGGGTGCGCAAGGAAGCCGAGCGCCTGAAGCGGGGCCGGCCCACCTCCCTTGAAGGTGAAGCCCTTCTGGTGGCCCGCCATCTGGCCCGGAAATCCCTTCTGGAGGAAATGGAGGCCCTCTTTCCCCAGGCCCTGCGGGACGTGGGGCTACGTCCCCTCCTCAAGGACCTGGCCAACCGCTTCCAAACCCTCTTCCCCGGGGAACCCTTGCCCGAGGCGGTGAAAAGCCTCTTGACCAAGGAGCCCTAG
- a CDS encoding c-type cytochrome: protein MGRLVYKMGVLALGLGFGLALGQSGQALYGQYCASCHQANGQGIAGAFPPLAGHVQEILAKKEGRTYLVDLVLYGLQGSIRVKGQTYNGNMPAWEAQLKDDQIASILNYVATSFGNKPPAGFKPYTPEEVKKERAKKLTPSKVYALRQSLKL, encoded by the coding sequence ATGGGAAGGCTGGTTTACAAGATGGGCGTTTTGGCCTTGGGATTGGGGTTTGGTTTGGCCTTGGGCCAGAGCGGGCAGGCCCTTTACGGGCAGTACTGCGCCAGCTGCCACCAGGCCAACGGCCAGGGTATTGCCGGCGCCTTTCCTCCCCTGGCGGGGCACGTGCAGGAGATCCTGGCCAAAAAGGAGGGACGCACCTATCTGGTGGACCTGGTCCTCTATGGCCTGCAGGGGTCCATTCGGGTGAAGGGGCAGACCTACAATGGCAACATGCCCGCCTGGGAGGCTCAGCTGAAGGACGACCAGATCGCCTCCATCCTCAACTACGTGGCCACCAGCTTCGGCAATAAACCTCCTGCCGGCTTTAAGCCCTACACCCCGGAGGAGGTGAAGAAGGAGCGGGCCAAGAAGCTCACCCCCAGCAAGGTGTACGCCCTGCGGCAATCCCTTAAGCTCTGA
- a CDS encoding cupredoxin domain-containing protein, whose amino-acid sequence MTTHPDPDTLVALALDTLPEERREAILRHVRRCPSCRAVYRDHLEALGHLAAHQPLPIPPGWEDELRERLTPSPATRHPGLLSRRRVLVAALGAILLSWLSWFGYRGACAPSTKAPPPTAPPPLAELEVALVDHTFRPDTLRIAPGTLVVFKNQGQALHTVTEGTGLFDSGILAPGAEFRYAFQVPGTYQIYCKIHPYMTFSLEVGP is encoded by the coding sequence ATGACGACCCACCCCGATCCCGACACCCTTGTGGCCCTGGCCCTGGATACCCTGCCCGAGGAGCGGCGGGAAGCTATCCTACGCCACGTGCGCCGCTGCCCCTCCTGTCGGGCGGTCTACCGGGACCACCTCGAGGCCTTAGGCCACCTGGCCGCCCACCAGCCGCTGCCCATCCCTCCGGGGTGGGAGGATGAGCTACGCGAGCGGCTTACCCCCTCCCCGGCCACTCGGCACCCGGGGCTTCTCTCCCGCCGACGCGTGCTGGTGGCCGCGTTGGGGGCGATCCTCCTTAGCTGGCTTAGCTGGTTCGGCTACCGCGGAGCCTGCGCCCCTTCCACCAAGGCCCCACCCCCCACGGCGCCCCCTCCCCTGGCTGAACTAGAGGTAGCCTTGGTGGACCATACCTTCAGGCCCGATACCCTTCGGATAGCCCCAGGCACCCTTGTGGTCTTCAAGAACCAGGGCCAGGCTCTCCACACCGTAACCGAGGGCACGGGCCTTTTTGATAGCGGCATCCTGGCTCCTGGGGCAGAGTTCCGCTACGCCTTCCAGGTGCCGGGAACCTACCAGATCTACTGCAAAATCCACCCCTACATGACATTTAGCCTAGAGGTGGGGCCGTAG
- a CDS encoding Nramp family divalent metal transporter: protein MGFLGLPKPRPWWWYLGPGFIVSVGYMDPGNWATSLEAGSRYGYSLLFIVTLSSAMAILFQSLAVRLGVATGLDLAQHMRLRHPGVLGRFLFLTAFLAMVATDLAEFMGMAVALNLLLGLPLVLAAWITVLDVFLILYLERFGFRAVEAAVTSLVGIIGLSYLVEIALSKPSWAELLPSLFLPNATLGEPGALYLALGILGATVMPHNLFLHSAQVKTRLGENLKRVHRLLLVDTFLALTGAWLVNAAILVMAAAVFHQRGLVIADLAQAYHTLAPLLGPLAATAFGVGLLASGLSSTTTGTLAAQVVVEGFLQARANPARLRLLVRLLAVLPASLALTLHASPMALIVFSQVVLSLQLPFTLFPLVRLTSDPATMGAWATPFSVRLLAWAAALLVLGLNLLLLVQAMGA from the coding sequence ATGGGTTTTTTAGGTTTACCTAAACCCCGGCCCTGGTGGTGGTACCTGGGCCCGGGTTTCATCGTGTCCGTGGGCTACATGGACCCGGGCAACTGGGCCACCAGCCTCGAGGCGGGAAGCCGCTACGGGTACAGCCTGCTCTTCATCGTCACCCTTTCCAGCGCCATGGCCATCCTCTTCCAGTCCCTGGCGGTTCGGCTAGGGGTGGCCACAGGCCTGGATCTGGCCCAGCATATGAGGCTTCGCCATCCCGGGGTCCTGGGGCGTTTCCTCTTCCTCACCGCCTTTCTGGCCATGGTGGCCACGGATCTTGCGGAATTCATGGGCATGGCGGTGGCCCTTAACCTCCTCCTGGGACTCCCCTTGGTATTGGCCGCCTGGATCACCGTATTGGACGTCTTCCTCATCCTGTATCTGGAGCGCTTCGGCTTCCGAGCCGTGGAGGCCGCGGTGACCTCCCTGGTGGGGATCATCGGCTTGAGCTATCTGGTGGAGATAGCCTTGTCCAAACCGAGTTGGGCCGAGCTCCTCCCCTCCCTTTTTCTTCCCAACGCCACCTTAGGGGAGCCAGGGGCCCTCTACCTGGCCCTGGGTATCCTGGGGGCCACGGTGATGCCCCACAACCTCTTCCTGCATTCGGCCCAGGTGAAGACCCGCCTAGGGGAAAACCTGAAGCGGGTACACCGCCTGCTCCTGGTGGATACCTTCTTGGCCCTCACCGGAGCTTGGCTGGTGAATGCCGCCATCCTGGTCATGGCGGCCGCCGTCTTCCACCAGCGGGGCCTGGTGATCGCGGATCTGGCCCAGGCCTACCACACCCTAGCCCCCCTCTTGGGACCCCTGGCGGCCACGGCCTTTGGCGTGGGCCTCCTGGCGAGCGGGCTTTCCAGCACCACCACCGGTACCCTGGCGGCCCAGGTGGTGGTGGAAGGGTTCTTGCAGGCTCGGGCGAACCCCGCCCGGCTCCGCCTCCTGGTGCGGCTCTTGGCGGTCCTCCCCGCCTCCTTGGCCCTGACCCTGCACGCCTCTCCCATGGCCCTCATCGTCTTTTCCCAAGTTGTGCTCTCTTTGCAACTTCCCTTTACCCTCTTCCCTTTGGTACGCCTCACCTCAGACCCCGCCACCATGGGGGCCTGGGCCACGCCTTTTTCGGTCCGCCTCCTGGCCTGGGCGGCGGCCCTTTTGGTCCTCGGGCTAAACCTCCTGCTCCTAGTCCAAGCCATGGGGGCGTGA
- a CDS encoding MutS-related protein, which produces MVKGAKIPEKIPSLMGPSSLTYPEVSRPSYFPDLHLDELEGLLFSAQAGYGLEGFFRSPLRDGASLAHRQAVARELEEGEASLPLRGFLRTMEAVRGFLGLAEKTRHSWQKALYFLQAAGAYIGGLESLRGAWEKAFPRSQGLRSYAAYLVAYQEDPAFSAFRQEVAEAKEGLDEVRYRLHVHEGRLVVQAYQGGEDYGERVKETFRPFFGPGGSKVPRLPQGGAEANPWLNHIEEWILDRLAELFPQAFARVGSLYQGHQRFVDPVLMQLEREARFFLAYLDFIAPLRKAGLPFTYPEAGENPPYFAQEAFDLVLGAKLVAEGKKPVLNDFLVEGERILLVSGANQGGKTTFARMVGQLHHLFALGLPVPGRRARLSLPERILTHFEARENPEDPRSKLEADLVRLKELLDQASPQSLVLLNEPLASAALLDARAIGRFLLDRLREKGSLTVMVTFLDELARLKGVKSLVAEVNPKDPAQRTFRIRERPADGKAYALSLAETYGLTYDALRGRLGGGA; this is translated from the coding sequence ATGGTTAAGGGTGCAAAGATCCCAGAGAAGATCCCTAGCCTCATGGGGCCTTCTTCGCTAACCTACCCAGAGGTTTCCAGGCCATCCTACTTCCCGGACCTCCATCTGGACGAGTTGGAGGGGCTTCTTTTCTCGGCGCAAGCCGGATACGGCCTCGAGGGGTTCTTCCGTAGCCCCCTAAGGGATGGGGCTTCCCTGGCCCACCGCCAGGCCGTGGCCCGGGAGCTTGAGGAAGGGGAGGCCTCGCTCCCCCTTAGGGGCTTCCTGCGGACCATGGAGGCGGTGCGGGGGTTCCTGGGGCTCGCCGAGAAGACCCGGCACTCCTGGCAGAAGGCCCTCTACTTTTTGCAGGCGGCCGGCGCCTACATCGGGGGGCTTGAAAGCCTAAGGGGGGCCTGGGAAAAGGCTTTCCCGCGCTCGCAAGGGCTCAGGTCCTACGCGGCCTACCTGGTTGCCTACCAGGAGGACCCGGCCTTCTCGGCCTTTCGCCAGGAGGTGGCGGAGGCCAAGGAGGGCTTGGATGAGGTGCGCTATAGGCTTCACGTGCACGAGGGGCGCCTCGTAGTTCAGGCCTACCAGGGCGGGGAGGACTATGGGGAACGGGTCAAGGAGACCTTCCGCCCCTTCTTCGGGCCTGGGGGTTCCAAAGTACCCCGCCTCCCCCAGGGGGGGGCAGAGGCAAACCCCTGGCTGAACCACATCGAGGAATGGATCCTGGACCGCCTGGCGGAGCTCTTTCCCCAGGCCTTTGCCCGTGTGGGCTCCCTATATCAGGGGCACCAGAGGTTTGTAGATCCGGTCCTGATGCAGCTGGAACGGGAGGCCCGCTTCTTCCTGGCCTACTTGGACTTCATCGCCCCCTTGCGCAAGGCGGGCTTGCCTTTCACTTACCCCGAGGCCGGGGAAAACCCTCCCTACTTCGCCCAAGAGGCCTTTGACCTCGTCCTGGGGGCCAAGCTGGTGGCGGAGGGCAAAAAGCCGGTGCTTAACGACTTTCTGGTGGAGGGGGAGAGGATCCTCTTGGTCAGCGGGGCCAACCAAGGGGGCAAGACCACCTTCGCCCGCATGGTGGGCCAGCTCCACCACCTCTTCGCCCTGGGCCTTCCCGTGCCCGGAAGGAGGGCGAGGCTTAGCTTGCCTGAGCGGATCCTCACCCACTTTGAGGCCCGGGAAAACCCTGAGGATCCCAGGAGCAAGCTGGAAGCGGACCTGGTGCGCCTTAAGGAGCTCTTGGATCAGGCTAGCCCACAGTCCCTGGTCCTCTTAAACGAACCTTTGGCCTCGGCGGCCTTGCTGGATGCCCGAGCCATCGGTCGGTTTCTCCTGGATAGGCTCAGGGAGAAGGGGAGCCTTACGGTGATGGTTACCTTCCTGGATGAACTAGCCCGGCTTAAAGGGGTTAAGAGCCTGGTGGCGGAGGTGAACCCCAAGGACCCTGCCCAGAGGACCTTCCGAATCCGGGAAAGGCCCGCCGACGGCAAGGCCTATGCCCTTTCCCTGGCGGAGACGTATGGCCTTACGTATGACGCCTTACGGGGGCGTTTAGGAGGTGGCGCGTGA
- a CDS encoding ABC transporter permease, producing the protein MRISPRFNRYDLLALGLVVFVLALFLQASREVAGPFQPQEISLNPRHLPEYALRTVFRMGIALVLSGLFTLIYAPLAAKTRLEPLLLSLLDILQSVPILGFLAATVAAFASLFPGKALGYELAAIFAVFTSQAWNMAFSFYQSLKTLPRELVEAATLFRLSPWQRFVRLELPFALPGLVWNAMMSMSGGWFFVVASEAITVGKTEVHLPGIGSYLATAIAKGDLTAVGWATLTMLLVILAYDQLLFRPLVAWSQRFVYEERPGAAATGSWLLNLLRRTKAISRAVEGFSLWLLESLWSLERRMPRGSWTLPPWVLLAPLVLVAFWGGRALWLQIAPLGLGEVGRVLVLGLLTLARVLGILVLAALIWVPVGILLGLRPKLAQQVQAVLQFLAAFPANLLYPLFAYLFLRYHLSLEYFSAFLMVLGTQWYILFNAVAGSMALPEDLKEAARVLGLRGWTLWRRLLLPGTFPYLITGLITASGGTWNASIVAEVVQWGTTTLEATGLGSYIAQWTLKEGQGPHLLLGIVVMSLYVVLLNRFLWRRLYRMAEERLHL; encoded by the coding sequence GTGAGGATCTCCCCACGCTTCAACCGCTACGACCTGCTGGCCTTGGGGCTGGTGGTGTTTGTCCTGGCCCTGTTTCTTCAAGCTTCCAGGGAGGTGGCAGGCCCCTTTCAACCCCAGGAGATCTCCCTGAATCCCAGGCATCTCCCCGAGTACGCCCTGCGCACGGTGTTTCGCATGGGGATTGCCCTGGTGCTCTCGGGCCTATTCACCCTCATCTATGCCCCCCTAGCGGCCAAGACCCGCCTCGAGCCCCTATTGCTGTCCTTGCTGGACATCCTGCAGTCGGTCCCCATCCTGGGGTTTCTGGCCGCCACCGTGGCCGCCTTTGCCTCCCTCTTCCCTGGCAAGGCCCTGGGCTACGAGCTGGCGGCCATCTTCGCCGTCTTCACCTCCCAGGCCTGGAACATGGCCTTCAGCTTCTACCAGTCCCTGAAAACGCTCCCCAGGGAACTGGTGGAGGCAGCCACGCTTTTTAGGCTTTCCCCTTGGCAGCGCTTTGTGCGGCTGGAGCTGCCCTTTGCCCTTCCGGGACTGGTCTGGAACGCCATGATGTCCATGTCCGGAGGCTGGTTCTTCGTGGTGGCCTCCGAGGCCATCACCGTGGGGAAGACCGAGGTCCATCTTCCAGGAATCGGCTCCTACCTGGCCACCGCCATCGCCAAGGGGGACCTCACCGCTGTGGGATGGGCCACCCTCACCATGCTCCTGGTGATTCTGGCCTACGACCAGTTGCTCTTCCGGCCCCTGGTGGCCTGGAGCCAGCGGTTCGTCTACGAAGAGCGCCCGGGGGCCGCGGCGACTGGGAGCTGGCTTCTGAACCTGCTTCGCCGCACCAAGGCCATAAGCCGGGCCGTAGAGGGCTTTTCCCTTTGGTTGTTGGAGTCCCTCTGGTCGCTTGAGCGAAGGATGCCTCGAGGCTCGTGGACCCTCCCCCCTTGGGTCCTTTTGGCTCCCTTGGTCCTGGTAGCCTTTTGGGGCGGGAGGGCCCTTTGGCTCCAGATCGCCCCCTTAGGGCTAGGGGAGGTGGGCAGGGTCTTGGTCCTGGGCCTTTTAACCCTGGCGCGGGTGCTGGGAATCCTGGTTTTAGCCGCCCTCATCTGGGTCCCAGTGGGTATCCTCCTGGGCTTAAGGCCCAAGTTGGCGCAGCAGGTCCAGGCGGTGTTGCAGTTCCTAGCCGCTTTCCCGGCCAACCTCCTCTACCCCCTTTTCGCCTACCTCTTCCTTCGTTACCACCTTTCCTTAGAGTACTTCTCCGCCTTTCTCATGGTCTTGGGAACCCAGTGGTACATCCTCTTCAACGCGGTGGCGGGGAGCATGGCCCTGCCGGAGGATCTCAAGGAAGCAGCCAGGGTCTTGGGTTTGCGGGGCTGGACCCTTTGGCGCAGGCTTCTACTCCCGGGCACCTTTCCCTACCTCATCACGGGTCTCATCACCGCCAGCGGAGGTACTTGGAACGCATCCATCGTGGCAGAGGTGGTGCAGTGGGGAACCACCACCCTCGAGGCCACCGGGCTGGGAAGCTACATCGCCCAGTGGACCCTCAAGGAGGGGCAAGGACCCCATCTCTTGCTGGGCATTGTGGTCATGAGCCTGTACGTGGTCCTGCTAAACCGCTTCCTCTGGCGGCGGTTGTACCGTATGGCGGAGGAGCGGTTGCACCTATAG
- a CDS encoding nitrate/sulfonate/bicarbonate ABC transporter ATP-binding protein, producing MLLVAKDVSKSYRAQEAAYPVLQGVNLALEEGQIVALLGRSGSGKSTLLRILAGLIPPDSGEVSFKGRPVKGPVEGVAMVFQSFALFPWLTVLENVALGLEARGVPLRERMERAREAIALIGLRGFEEALPKELSGGMRQRVGFARALVVEPEVLLLDEAFSALDPLTAEGLRGDFLDLWLAGSLSTKAVLMVTHNIEEAVALADRALILQGSPARIGREIPIPLPHPREPEDPRFRSLVDQIYEILTLREVVEQRLEEELLRLPEAQVGALMSLAEAIARFGGKADLPLLAEEEGLEVDDLFPLLEALELLGFARVERGDVELTPAGMAWAEAGPKERQEMFAEHLVREVPLLRRIHGLLLQRRRLSQERVLAWLQDHLPAPEAKKVLGVILEWGRYAGLLGYDERAGILTLPKEPRAPQS from the coding sequence ATGCTTTTGGTGGCTAAGGATGTGTCCAAGTCCTACCGGGCTCAGGAGGCCGCCTACCCCGTTCTACAGGGGGTAAACCTGGCCTTGGAGGAAGGGCAGATCGTAGCGCTTTTGGGCCGATCGGGGAGCGGGAAGAGCACCCTGTTGCGCATCCTGGCAGGCCTTATCCCCCCCGACAGCGGGGAGGTGTCCTTCAAGGGCAGGCCGGTGAAGGGTCCCGTGGAGGGGGTGGCCATGGTGTTCCAGAGCTTTGCCCTTTTCCCCTGGCTTACGGTGTTAGAGAACGTGGCCCTGGGCCTGGAGGCGCGGGGTGTCCCCCTTCGGGAGCGGATGGAAAGGGCCAGGGAGGCCATCGCCCTCATCGGCCTGCGGGGCTTTGAGGAGGCTTTGCCCAAGGAGCTTTCCGGTGGCATGAGGCAGCGGGTGGGCTTCGCCAGGGCCTTGGTGGTGGAACCCGAGGTCCTGCTTTTGGATGAGGCCTTCTCCGCCTTGGATCCCCTCACCGCCGAGGGGCTCCGGGGGGATTTCCTGGACCTCTGGCTGGCCGGTAGCCTTTCCACGAAGGCGGTCCTCATGGTGACCCACAACATCGAGGAGGCCGTGGCGTTGGCGGACCGGGCCCTCATCCTCCAAGGCAGCCCAGCCCGCATCGGCCGCGAGATCCCCATCCCCCTTCCCCACCCCCGCGAGCCCGAGGACCCGCGCTTTCGGTCCCTGGTGGACCAGATCTATGAGATCCTGACCCTCAGGGAGGTGGTGGAACAGAGGCTAGAAGAGGAGCTCCTGCGCCTTCCGGAGGCCCAGGTGGGGGCCCTCATGAGCCTGGCCGAGGCCATCGCCCGCTTTGGGGGGAAGGCCGACCTACCCCTTTTGGCGGAGGAGGAGGGTTTGGAGGTGGACGACCTCTTCCCCCTCCTGGAGGCCTTGGAACTCCTGGGCTTTGCTCGTGTGGAGCGGGGGGATGTGGAGCTAACCCCTGCGGGTATGGCCTGGGCTGAGGCCGGCCCGAAGGAACGCCAGGAGATGTTCGCCGAACACCTGGTGAGAGAGGTGCCGCTCCTGCGCCGCATCCACGGGTTGTTGCTCCAACGGAGGCGCCTCTCCCAGGAGCGGGTCCTGGCCTGGCTTCAGGACCATTTGCCCGCGCCCGAGGCCAAGAAGGTTCTTGGGGTAATCCTGGAGTGGGGCCGCTATGCGGGACTCCTAGGGTACGACGAACGGGCGGGGATCCTCACCCTACCCAAGGAGCCTCGAGCCCCCCAATCCTAA
- a CDS encoding sensor histidine kinase, whose amino-acid sequence MSLGTRLALIAGFLAVLGLGLGLWASSVLLTRLALAEVDRALQLQARVLLEAARAAPDHLVPPEVEDEVLGGDFPGTAWLYQGGRLVWQGGLASAPAMLRTVEQEKARSLAGWRVLARQEQGYRLVVAQPLGVVERLALLYLRLGLPLSLLLGGVTALVAYFLVGLALTPLRRLAEGASRFQVVEPPEGKDEVARLAQAFAKLLRTLKEERERERAFWALASHELRTPITAFRVGLERLLRAPSLERETLSKLKIQAERLEALAENLLALTRAQAQDLHLVEVDLNELAGVVFDRFQPLFVARGRELVLEGQTAWVKADPRLLERVMNNLVHNALVHGQGTVFLRTGLKEGRAYLEVQDGGPGLSARAREGLGMRVVRQVAEALGAELSWVNEKGLLVRLSFRLPSASPLAMGSGADAPEVKR is encoded by the coding sequence ATGAGCTTGGGCACCCGCCTAGCCCTAATTGCCGGGTTTCTGGCCGTGCTGGGCTTGGGGCTAGGCCTTTGGGCCTCCAGCGTGTTGCTGACCCGGCTGGCCTTAGCTGAGGTGGACCGGGCCCTCCAGCTCCAGGCCAGGGTTCTGCTGGAGGCGGCCCGGGCGGCCCCGGATCACCTGGTGCCCCCGGAGGTGGAGGACGAGGTCCTGGGAGGGGATTTCCCTGGGACGGCCTGGCTTTACCAGGGGGGAAGGCTGGTATGGCAGGGGGGCTTGGCCTCGGCCCCCGCCATGCTGCGCACCGTGGAGCAGGAGAAGGCCCGGAGCCTGGCGGGGTGGCGGGTACTGGCCCGGCAGGAGCAGGGCTACCGCCTGGTGGTGGCCCAGCCCCTAGGGGTCGTGGAGCGCTTAGCCCTCCTCTACCTGCGCCTGGGCCTGCCCCTCTCCCTTCTCCTGGGAGGGGTGACCGCGCTCGTGGCTTACTTTTTGGTGGGCCTGGCCCTTACCCCCTTGCGCCGTTTGGCCGAAGGGGCATCCCGTTTCCAGGTGGTGGAGCCCCCGGAGGGCAAGGACGAGGTGGCCCGCCTGGCCCAGGCATTCGCCAAGCTGCTCCGTACCCTTAAGGAGGAGAGGGAGCGGGAACGAGCGTTTTGGGCTCTGGCAAGCCACGAGTTGCGCACCCCCATTACCGCCTTTCGGGTGGGGCTGGAGCGCCTTCTTAGGGCCCCGAGCCTGGAACGGGAGACCCTTTCTAAGCTGAAAATCCAGGCGGAGCGCCTGGAGGCCCTGGCGGAGAACCTCCTGGCCCTTACCCGGGCTCAAGCCCAGGACCTCCATTTGGTGGAGGTGGACCTTAACGAGCTGGCCGGTGTAGTGTTTGATAGGTTTCAGCCCCTTTTCGTGGCCCGGGGCCGGGAATTGGTTTTGGAAGGCCAGACGGCATGGGTTAAGGCAGATCCGCGCCTGCTGGAGCGGGTGATGAACAACCTGGTGCACAACGCCTTGGTTCACGGCCAGGGCACGGTTTTCTTGCGAACGGGCCTGAAGGAAGGCCGGGCCTACCTGGAGGTGCAGGACGGGGGTCCAGGCCTCTCCGCCCGGGCCCGCGAAGGCCTGGGGATGCGGGTGGTGCGCCAGGTGGCCGAGGCCTTGGGGGCCGAGCTTTCCTGGGTAAACGAGAAGGGGCTCCTGGTGCGGCTGAGCTTCAGGCTCCCTTCAGCTTCTCCCCTTGCAATGGGCTCTGGAGCGGATGCTCCGGAGGTGAAGCGATGA
- a CDS encoding sigma-70 family RNA polymerase sigma factor gives MALYRRHAPYVHALARRILRDGEEAKSVVQDTFLRIWQRSERFDPSLGTPRTWILTIAHRLALKALKRRREALPLEDWDAPTEAVGDEEHLERIQISRVLERMDGEERRLLELAYFHGYSHSELALPLGWPLGTVKSRLRRALERLRAHL, from the coding sequence TTGGCCCTTTACCGTCGCCACGCTCCTTATGTGCACGCCCTAGCCCGGCGGATCCTAAGGGATGGGGAGGAGGCCAAGAGCGTCGTACAGGATACTTTCTTGCGCATATGGCAGAGGTCCGAGCGCTTTGACCCCTCCTTGGGAACACCCCGCACCTGGATCCTCACCATCGCCCACCGGCTGGCGCTGAAAGCGCTGAAGCGCCGCCGGGAGGCTCTGCCCCTCGAGGACTGGGACGCCCCCACGGAAGCGGTTGGGGATGAGGAGCACCTGGAACGGATCCAGATCTCCCGGGTGCTGGAACGCATGGATGGGGAGGAGCGGCGGCTCTTAGAACTGGCCTACTTTCACGGGTACAGCCATAGCGAGCTGGCCCTCCCGCTGGGGTGGCCTTTGGGAACGGTAAAAAGCCGCCTGCGGCGAGCGCTGGAGAGGTTAAGGGCACATCTATGA